The proteins below are encoded in one region of Fimbriimonadaceae bacterium:
- a CDS encoding adenylate/guanylate cyclase domain-containing protein: MSLTNEFKSFETFELSGIGEIQELAARLHKELGELDDAAIQAVAEATGAPEDYVRLAVRSATVPKKASILDRLKSSFRAFDPATRRHAIAGVLGLGAGLMEAVRMGIQDASGLMGTLGLVLVIAALANSAVAKKSQVAAISGGVFGGVAFVALTLFTFLLGLLPNVPSQGPAPALLLVAVGASAALGLAANAWYSRVRKSSTADAVNERHSLLQQLQDIQQKLRSDERFVTFLSVDIVGSTRIKADNDDLDVEFTFNEYHRYVQTVAEKHGGRLHSTAGDGVTCVFESPVHGAAAGKAVLSGLFEFNAFRNKLNREIELRAGVHTGSVLAPGQDLVSVNFAHVIDVCAHLQKAGEPGTLVVSEHTAQYLPGGLDGISSERVEAHETRAAVWRPRARVAAKTLTARPV, translated from the coding sequence GTGAGCCTGACGAACGAGTTTAAAAGCTTCGAGACGTTCGAGCTGTCCGGGATCGGCGAGATCCAAGAGCTGGCGGCCCGTCTCCACAAGGAGCTGGGGGAGTTAGACGACGCGGCGATCCAGGCCGTCGCCGAGGCCACCGGTGCGCCCGAAGACTACGTCCGGCTTGCCGTCCGTTCGGCGACCGTGCCCAAGAAGGCGTCCATCCTCGACCGGCTCAAGTCGAGCTTCCGGGCGTTCGACCCGGCGACCCGACGCCACGCGATCGCGGGGGTGCTCGGGCTGGGCGCGGGTCTCATGGAAGCGGTCCGCATGGGCATCCAGGACGCCAGCGGCCTTATGGGGACCTTGGGGCTCGTGCTCGTGATCGCGGCCCTGGCCAACTCGGCGGTGGCGAAGAAGAGCCAGGTCGCCGCGATCAGCGGCGGCGTTTTCGGCGGCGTCGCGTTCGTGGCCCTCACGCTCTTCACGTTCTTGCTCGGTCTTCTCCCGAACGTGCCTTCGCAGGGCCCGGCCCCGGCGCTTCTGCTCGTTGCGGTGGGTGCCTCTGCGGCGCTCGGCCTTGCGGCGAACGCCTGGTACAGCCGGGTCCGTAAGAGCAGCACGGCCGACGCCGTGAACGAGCGCCACAGCCTGCTGCAGCAACTGCAGGACATCCAACAGAAACTTCGCAGCGACGAACGGTTCGTGACCTTCCTCAGTGTGGACATCGTCGGTTCGACCCGGATCAAGGCGGACAACGACGACCTAGATGTAGAGTTCACGTTCAACGAGTACCACCGGTACGTTCAGACGGTCGCGGAGAAGCACGGCGGGCGGCTCCACTCCACCGCGGGCGACGGCGTGACCTGCGTCTTTGAAAGCCCCGTTCACGGGGCGGCGGCCGGAAAGGCGGTCTTGTCCGGGTTGTTCGAGTTCAACGCCTTCCGGAACAAGCTCAACCGTGAGATCGAGTTGAGGGCAGGCGTCCACACGGGGAGCGTCCTGGCCCCGGGCCAAGACCTCGTCAGCGTCAACTTCGCCCACGTGATCGACGTTTGCGCGCACCTGCAAAAAGCGGGGGAGCCCGGCACGCTGGTCGTCAGCGAGCACACGGCGCAGTACCTGCCCGGGGGCCTCGACGGCATCAGCAGCGAGCGCGTGGAGGCCCATGAGACGCGCGCGGCGGTCTGGCGGCCGAGGGCCCGGGTGGCGGCCAAGACCCTGACCGCGAGGCCAGTCTAG